From Apteryx mantelli isolate bAptMan1 chromosome 32, bAptMan1.hap1, whole genome shotgun sequence, the proteins below share one genomic window:
- the LOC136994700 gene encoding class II histocompatibility antigen, B-L beta chain-like yields MGKSECQYLNGTERVRFLDRYIHNRQQLLHFDSDVGVYAADSPLGEPLAKAWNSQPEILERAQNAMDTISRHNYWVFSPFTVERRVQPKVLVFPMQSGSLPQTDRLLCYVTDFYPPEIEVKWFKNGREETERVVATDMIQDGDWTYQVLVMLESMPQSGDTYTCQVEHASLQQPLTQHWGAQSDTARSKMLTGVGGLVLGLIFLALGLVLYLRNKKGERLGHGVSGRGAGG; encoded by the exons ATGGGTAAATCCGAGTGTCAGTACCTCAACGGCACTGAGCGGGTGAGGTTTTTGGATAGATACATCCACAACCGGCAGCAGTTGCTGCACTTCGATAGCGACGTGGGGGTCTACGCGGCCGACAGCCCCCTGGGTGAACCACTGGCCAAGGCCTGGAACAGCCAGCCAGAGATACTGGAGCGTGCACAGAATGCCATGGACACGATCTCCCGGCACAACTATTGGGTGTTCTCCCCTTTCACCGTGGAGAGGAGAG TTCAGCCCAAGGTGCTGGTGTTCCCCATGCAGTCGGGGTCCCTGCCCCAAACGGACAGGCTGCTCTGCTACGTGACGGACTTTTACCCGCCGGAGATCGAGGTCAAGTGGTTCAAGAACGGGCGGGAGGAGACGGAGCGCGTGGTGGCCACGGACATGATCCAGGACGGCGACTGGACCTACCAGGTGCTGGTGATGCTGGAAAGCATGCCGCAGAGCGGGGACACCTACACCTGCCAGGTGGAGCACGCCAGCCTGCAGCAGCCGCTCACCCAGCACTGGG gggcccAGTCGGACACCGCCAGGAGCAAGATGCTGACGGGGGTGGGGGGCCTGGTGCTGGGGCTCATcttcctggcgctggggctggtCCTCTACCTGCGCAATAAGAAAGGTGAGCGGCTGGGGCATGGGGTGTCGGGACGCGGGGCTGGGGGTTGA
- the LOC106493714 gene encoding HLA class II histocompatibility antigen, DR alpha chain-like — protein MAGGRGQGVPLALLALLALQGTGAVKVGNMILQVDLYQRAETLQQEGGQFMFDFDGDEIFHVDLQKTETVWRLPEFGEFASFEAQGALQNIAVNKQNMEIMMQRSNRSQGTIEVPEVTVFSEDPVELGDPNMLICYVDKFWPPMITIKWLKNGQEVVDGVVETVFYPRQDHTFRKFSYLPFIPTRGDYYDCRVEHWGLSKALLKHWEPQVPLPVSESTETLVCALGLAVGIVGIIVGTVLIIKAMKMNSARNARGPL, from the exons ATGGCCGGAGGACGGGGACAGGGCGTCCCGCTGGcactgctggccctgctggccctgcagggcacaggggcCGTGAAAG tgGGCAACATGATACTCCAGGTTGACTTGTACCAGCGCGCGGAGACACTGCAGCAGGAGGGCGGCCAGTTCATGTTCGACTTCGATGGGGACGAGATCTTCCACGTGGATCTGCAGAAGACGGAGACCGTCTGGCGCCTGCCTGAGTTCGGCGAATTCGCCAGCTTCGAGGCCCAGGGAGCTCTGCAGAACATAGCTGTCAACAAACAGAACATGGAGATCATGATGCAGAGGTCCAACCGCTCTCAGGGGACCATCG AGGTCCCTGAGGTGACAGTGTTCTCCGAGGACCCTGTGGAGCTGGGCGACCCCAACATGCTCATCTGCTACGTGGACAAGTTCTGGCCACCCATGATCACCATCAAGTGGCTGAAGAATGGGCAGGAGGTGGTGGATGGCGTCGTCGAGACCGTTTTCTACCCACGCCAGGACCACACCTTCCGCAAGTTCTCCTACCTGCCCTTCATCCCCACCCGGGGCGACTACTACGACTGCCGCGTGGAACACTGGGGGCTGTCCAAGGCCCTCCTGAAGCACTGGG AGCCACAGGTGCCCCTGCCCGTGTCCGAGAGCACCGAGACCCTGGtttgcgccctgggcctggccgtGGGCATCGTGGGCATCATCGTGGGCACCGTCTTGATCATCAAGGCCATGAAGATGAACAGCGCCCGCAACGCGCGGGGCCCCTTGTGA
- the LOC106489131 gene encoding class II histocompatibility antigen, B-L beta chain-like: MGTGHVREAGRCWAGAALVVLVVLGACGAHGKETTGYFLEMGKSECQYLNGTERVRFLDRYIHNRQQDVHFDSDVGVFVADIPLGEPDAKYWNSQPDIIEEERAKVDTYCRHNYGVFSPFTVERRVQPKVLVSPMQSGSLPQTDRLLCYVTGFYPPEIEVKWFKNGREETERVVATDVIQNGDWTYQVLVMLESMPQSGDTYTCQVEHASLQQPLTQHWGAQSDTARSKMLTGVGGLVLGLIFLALGLVLYLRNKKGERLGRRAVAQPAGLLN; this comes from the exons ATGGGGACCGGCCATGTGCGGGAGGCCGGGaggtgctgggctggggcggcgctggtggtgctggtggtgctgggAGCCTGCGGGGCTCATGGCAAGGAGACGACAG GGTATTTCCTGGAGATGGGTAAATCCGAGTGTCAGTACCTCAACGGCACTGAGCGGGTGAGGTTTTTGGATAGATACATCCACAACCGGCAGCAGGACGTGCACTTCGACAGTGATGTGGGGGTCTTCGTGGCCGACATCCCCCTGGGTGAGCCAGATGCCAAGTACTGGAACAGCCAGCCAGACATCATTGAGGAGGAACGGGCTAAGGTGGACACGTACTGCCGGCACAACTATGGGGTGTTCTCCCCTTTCACCGTGGAGAGGAGAG TTCAGCCCAAGGTGCTGGTGTCCCCCATGCAGTCGGGGTCCCTGCCCCAAACGGACAGGCTGCTCTGCTACGTGACGGGGTTTTACCCACCGGAGATCGAGGTCAAGTGGTTCAAGAACGGGCGGGAGGAGACGGAGCGCGTGGTGGCCACGGACGTGATCCAGAACGGCGACTGGACCTACCAGGTGCTGGTGATGCTGGAAAGCATGCCGCAGAGCGGGGACACCTACACCTGCCAGGTGGAGCATGCCAGCCTGCAGCAGCCGCTCACCCAGCACTGGG gggcccAGTCAGACACCGCCAGGAGCAAGATGCTGACGGGGGTGGGGGGCCTGGTGCTGGGGCTCATcttcctggcgctggggctggtCCTCTACCTGCGCAATAAGAAAGGTGAGCGGCTGGGGC GTCGCGCCGTTGCCCAGCCTGCAG GGCTCCTGAACTAG